The following proteins are co-located in the Rattus norvegicus strain BN/NHsdMcwi chromosome 19, GRCr8, whole genome shotgun sequence genome:
- the Kifc3 gene encoding kinesin-like protein KIFC3 isoform X5, translating into MSWAELLFGEGTLAAFWRSRDKDEPEVETGITTQQNKPARHPEEVAEPRAMVPSRRTWNLGATPSLRGLWRVGRVQEPKPGMARPAPASPAARPFPHTGQGRLRTGRGKDTLPGGEEDSTSRSAARPSLAQCRALSVDWPGPRSPHRLYLTVQQALQDKGCESKSQGTKEDRLPKRQAPAPRRDREAPEAGGTMNVEKPGGRLLGIGRCSSLSGSPGPDPVVHRTVEAMSQLQEELVVLRERLALHDSDRQATTTQLQNQVENLKEKLISQAQEVSRLRSELGGTDVEKHRDRLMVENEQLRQELRRCEAELQELRAQPVVPCQGCEHSQESTQLRDRLSQLQLEVAENKGMLSELNLEVQQKTDRLAEVELRLKDCLAEKAQEEERLSRRLRDSHETIASLKAQSPPVKYVIKTVEVESSKTKQALSESQTRNQHLQEQVAMQRQVLKEMEQQLQNSHQLTIQLRAQIAMYEAELERAHGQMLEEMQSLEEDKNRAIEEAFARAQVEMKAVHENLAGVRTNLLTLQPALRTLTNDYNGLKRQVRGFPLLLQEALRSVKAEIGQAIEEVNSNNQELLRKYRRELQLRKKCHNELVRLKGNIRVIARVRPVTKEDGEGPEATNAVTFDPDDDSIIHLLHKGKPVSFELDKVFSPWASQQDVFQEVQALITSCIDGFNVCIFAYGQTGAGKTYTMEGTPENPGINQRALQLLFSEVQEKASDWQYNITVSAAEIYNEVLRDLLGKEPQEKLEIRLCPDGSGQLYVPGLTEFQVQSVDDINKVFEFGYNNRTTEFTNLNEHSSRSHALLIVTVRGVDCSTGLRTTGKLNLVDLAGSERVGKSGAEGNRLREAQHINRSLSALGDVIAALRSRQGHVPFRNSKLTYLLQDSLSGDSKTLMVVQVSPVEKNTSETLYSLKFAERVRSVELGPGSRRTELGSWSSQEHLEWEPACQTPQPTARAHSAPGSGTSSRPGSIRRKLQPSA; encoded by the exons CCTGCACGGCACCCAGAAGAGGTTGCTGAGCCCCGGGCCATGGTCCCCTCTCGCAGGACGTGGAACTTGGGAGCCACGCCTTCACTTCGGGGCCTGTGGAGAGTGGGCCGGGTCCAGGAGCCCAAGCCTGGGATGGCTCGCCCCGCCCCAGCCAGCCCAGCCGCCCGCCCTTTCCCACACACCGGCCAGGGGAGGTTGAGAACTG GGCGTGGAAAAGATACCCTACCTGGTGGCGAGGAAGACTCCACTTCCCGGTCTGCAGCTCGCCCGTCTCTTGCTCAGTGCCGAGCCCTCAGCGTGGACTGGCCTGGCCCTAGGAGTCCCCATAGACTCTACCTGACAGTGCAG CAGGCCCTGCAGGACAAGGGGTGCGAGAGCAAGAGTCAGGGGACGAAAGAAGACAGACTCCCGAAGAGGCAGGCGCCGGCCCCCAGGCGGGACCGGGAGGCCCCAGAAGCTGGTGGTACCATGAATGTAGAAAAACCAG GTGGGCGGCTCCTTGGCATCGGGAGGTGCTCAAGCCTGTCCGGGTCACCAGGCCCAGACCCCGTGGTACATAGGACCGTGGAGGCCATGTCCCAGCTTCAGGAGGAGCTGGTAGTCCTTCGGGAGAGGCTGGCCCTCCATGACAGTGACCGGCAAGCCACAACCACCCAGCTGCAGAACCAG GTGGAGAATCTAAAGGAAAAGCTCATTAGCCAGGCCCAGGAAGTGAGCCGACTGCGATCAGAACTG GGGGGCACCGACGTGGAAAAGCACCGGGACAGACTGATGGTGGAGAATGAGCAGCTGAGGCAAGAGCTGAGGCGCTGTGAGGCGGAGCTTCAGGAGCTTCGGGCACAGCCGGTGGTGCCCTGCCAGGGTTGCGAGCACAGCCAG GAGAGCACCCAGCTCCGGGACAGGTTATCCCAGCTGCAGCTGGAAGTGGCCGAGAACAAGGGCATGCTGTCGGAGCTGAACCTGGAGGTGCAGCAGAAAACCGACCGGCTGGCAGAGGTAGAGCTGCGGCTCAAGGACTGCCTGGCTGAGAAAGCACAGGAAGAGGAGCGACTCAGCCGGCGCCTGCGTGACAGCCACGAGACCATCGCCAGTCTGAAGGCCCAGTCCCCACCTGTTAAG TATGTCATCAAGACAGTGGAGGTAGAGTCGTCCAAGACCAAGCAGGCCCTCAGCGAGTCCCAGACCCGGAACCAGCACCTGCAGGAGCAAGTGGCCATGCAGAGGCAGGTGCTTAAGGAGATGGAGCAGCAGCTGCAGAACTCGCATCAGCTGACAATACAGCTGCGGGCTCAG ATTGCCATGTATGAGGCAGAGCTGGAGCGGGCGCACGGGCAGATGCTGGAGGAGATGCAGTCCTTGGAGGAAGATAAGAACCGGGCCATTGAGGAGGCCTTTGCGCGGGCCCAGGTGGAGATGAAGGCTGTACACGAGAACCTGGCAG GTGTCAGGACCAACCTGCTGACGCTGCAGCCTGCGCTGAGGACCCTCACCAACGACTACAATGGGCTCAAGCGCCAGGTGCGGGGCTTCCCCCTGCTGCTGCAGGAGGCTCTCCGGAGTGTCAAAGCTGAG ATTGGCCAGGCCATTGAGGAGGTCAACAGCAACAACCAGGAGCTGCTGCGCAAGTACCGCCGGGAGCTGCAGCTGCGCAAGAAGTGCCATAACGAGCTGGTGCGGCTGAAGG GAAACATCCGGGTGATTGCCCGAGTCCGGCCAGTCAccaaggaggatggggaaggaccTGAGGCAACCAATGCTGTGACCTTTGACCCTGATGATGACTCCATCATCCACCTGCTGCACAAGGGCAAGCCTGTGTCCTTCGAGCTGGACAAGGTCTTCTCCCCGTGGGCGTCCCAGCAGGAT GTGTTCCAGGAGGTGCAGGCCCTCATCACCTCCTGCATCGATGGCTTCAATGTCTGCATCTTTGCTTATGGCCAGACAGGCGCCGGCAAGACGTATACAATGGAG GGCACCCCCGAGAACCCAGGCATTAATCAGCGGGCCCTGCAACTGCTCTTCTCAGAGGTGCAGGAGAAGGCGTCCGACTGGCAGTACAACATCACCGTCAGTGCAGCTGAGATCTACAACGAAGTCCTCAG GGACCTGCTGGGGAAAGAGCCTCAGGAGAAGTTGGAGATCCGACTGTGTCCAGATGGCAGCGGCCAGCTGTATGTGCCAGGGCTGACTGAGTTCCAGGTGCAGAGCGTGGATGATATCAACAAG GTGTTTGAGTTTGGCTACAACAACCGCACCACCGAGTTCACCAACCTGAATGAACACAGCTCACGCTCCCATGCTCTGCTCATTGTGACGGTGAGAGGCGTGGACTGCAGCACAGGCCTCCGCACCACGG GGAAGCTGAACCTGGTGGACCTGGCTGGCTCCGAGCGTGTAGGGAAGTCGGGGGCTGAAGGCAACCGCCTGCGAGAGGCACAGCACATCAACAGGTCACTGTCTGCCCTGGGGGACGTCATCGCTGCCCTGCGTTCTCGACAGGGCCATGTGCCCTTCCGTAATTCCAAACTCACCTACCTGCTGCAGGACTCACTCAGTGGTGACAGCAAGACCCTCATGGTGGTACAG GTGTCCCCAGTGGAGAAAAACACCAGTGAGACTCTGTACTCCCTCAAGTTTGCTGAGAGGGTTCGCTCTGTGGAGCTGGGCCCTGGGTCCCGCCGTACAGAGCTAGGTTCCTGGTCAAGCCAGGAGCATCTAGAG TGGGAGCCAGCTTGCCAGACACCACAGCCTACAGCACGAGCCCACTCTGCCCCTGGCTCTGGGACCAGTAGCCGCCCGGGATCCATCCGAAGGAAACTGCAGCCGTCAG CCTGA
- the Kifc3 gene encoding kinesin-like protein KIFC3 isoform X7, which translates to MSWAELLFGEGTLAAFWRSRDKDEPEVETGITTQQNKPARHPEEVAEPRAMVPSRRTWNLGATPSLRGLWRVGRVQEPKPGMARPAPASPAARPFPHTGQGRLRTGRGKDTLPGGEEDSTSRSAARPSLAQCRALSVDWPGPRSPHRLYLTVQVENLKEKLISQAQEVSRLRSELGGTDVEKHRDRLMVENEQLRQELRRCEAELQELRAQPVVPCQGCEHSQESTQLRDRLSQLQLEVAENKGMLSELNLEVQQKTDRLAEVELRLKDCLAEKAQEEERLSRRLRDSHETIASLKAQSPPVKYVIKTVEVESSKTKQALSESQTRNQHLQEQVAMQRQVLKEMEQQLQNSHQLTIQLRAQIAMYEAELERAHGQMLEEMQSLEEDKNRAIEEAFARAQVEMKAVHENLAGVRTNLLTLQPALRTLTNDYNGLKRQVRGFPLLLQEALRSVKAEIGQAIEEVNSNNQELLRKYRRELQLRKKCHNELVRLKGNIRVIARVRPVTKEDGEGPEATNAVTFDPDDDSIIHLLHKGKPVSFELDKVFSPWASQQDVFQEVQALITSCIDGFNVCIFAYGQTGAGKTYTMEGTPENPGINQRALQLLFSEVQEKASDWQYNITVSAAEIYNEVLRDLLGKEPQEKLEIRLCPDGSGQLYVPGLTEFQVQSVDDINKVFEFGYNNRTTEFTNLNEHSSRSHALLIVTVRGVDCSTGLRTTGKLNLVDLAGSERVGKSGAEGNRLREAQHINRSLSALGDVIAALRSRQGHVPFRNSKLTYLLQDSLSGDSKTLMVVQVSPVEKNTSETLYSLKFAERVRSVELGPGSRRTELGSWSSQEHLEWEPACQTPQPTARAHSAPGSGTSSRPGSIRRKLQPSGKLRPVPV; encoded by the exons CCTGCACGGCACCCAGAAGAGGTTGCTGAGCCCCGGGCCATGGTCCCCTCTCGCAGGACGTGGAACTTGGGAGCCACGCCTTCACTTCGGGGCCTGTGGAGAGTGGGCCGGGTCCAGGAGCCCAAGCCTGGGATGGCTCGCCCCGCCCCAGCCAGCCCAGCCGCCCGCCCTTTCCCACACACCGGCCAGGGGAGGTTGAGAACTG GGCGTGGAAAAGATACCCTACCTGGTGGCGAGGAAGACTCCACTTCCCGGTCTGCAGCTCGCCCGTCTCTTGCTCAGTGCCGAGCCCTCAGCGTGGACTGGCCTGGCCCTAGGAGTCCCCATAGACTCTACCTGACAGTGCAG GTGGAGAATCTAAAGGAAAAGCTCATTAGCCAGGCCCAGGAAGTGAGCCGACTGCGATCAGAACTG GGGGGCACCGACGTGGAAAAGCACCGGGACAGACTGATGGTGGAGAATGAGCAGCTGAGGCAAGAGCTGAGGCGCTGTGAGGCGGAGCTTCAGGAGCTTCGGGCACAGCCGGTGGTGCCCTGCCAGGGTTGCGAGCACAGCCAG GAGAGCACCCAGCTCCGGGACAGGTTATCCCAGCTGCAGCTGGAAGTGGCCGAGAACAAGGGCATGCTGTCGGAGCTGAACCTGGAGGTGCAGCAGAAAACCGACCGGCTGGCAGAGGTAGAGCTGCGGCTCAAGGACTGCCTGGCTGAGAAAGCACAGGAAGAGGAGCGACTCAGCCGGCGCCTGCGTGACAGCCACGAGACCATCGCCAGTCTGAAGGCCCAGTCCCCACCTGTTAAG TATGTCATCAAGACAGTGGAGGTAGAGTCGTCCAAGACCAAGCAGGCCCTCAGCGAGTCCCAGACCCGGAACCAGCACCTGCAGGAGCAAGTGGCCATGCAGAGGCAGGTGCTTAAGGAGATGGAGCAGCAGCTGCAGAACTCGCATCAGCTGACAATACAGCTGCGGGCTCAG ATTGCCATGTATGAGGCAGAGCTGGAGCGGGCGCACGGGCAGATGCTGGAGGAGATGCAGTCCTTGGAGGAAGATAAGAACCGGGCCATTGAGGAGGCCTTTGCGCGGGCCCAGGTGGAGATGAAGGCTGTACACGAGAACCTGGCAG GTGTCAGGACCAACCTGCTGACGCTGCAGCCTGCGCTGAGGACCCTCACCAACGACTACAATGGGCTCAAGCGCCAGGTGCGGGGCTTCCCCCTGCTGCTGCAGGAGGCTCTCCGGAGTGTCAAAGCTGAG ATTGGCCAGGCCATTGAGGAGGTCAACAGCAACAACCAGGAGCTGCTGCGCAAGTACCGCCGGGAGCTGCAGCTGCGCAAGAAGTGCCATAACGAGCTGGTGCGGCTGAAGG GAAACATCCGGGTGATTGCCCGAGTCCGGCCAGTCAccaaggaggatggggaaggaccTGAGGCAACCAATGCTGTGACCTTTGACCCTGATGATGACTCCATCATCCACCTGCTGCACAAGGGCAAGCCTGTGTCCTTCGAGCTGGACAAGGTCTTCTCCCCGTGGGCGTCCCAGCAGGAT GTGTTCCAGGAGGTGCAGGCCCTCATCACCTCCTGCATCGATGGCTTCAATGTCTGCATCTTTGCTTATGGCCAGACAGGCGCCGGCAAGACGTATACAATGGAG GGCACCCCCGAGAACCCAGGCATTAATCAGCGGGCCCTGCAACTGCTCTTCTCAGAGGTGCAGGAGAAGGCGTCCGACTGGCAGTACAACATCACCGTCAGTGCAGCTGAGATCTACAACGAAGTCCTCAG GGACCTGCTGGGGAAAGAGCCTCAGGAGAAGTTGGAGATCCGACTGTGTCCAGATGGCAGCGGCCAGCTGTATGTGCCAGGGCTGACTGAGTTCCAGGTGCAGAGCGTGGATGATATCAACAAG GTGTTTGAGTTTGGCTACAACAACCGCACCACCGAGTTCACCAACCTGAATGAACACAGCTCACGCTCCCATGCTCTGCTCATTGTGACGGTGAGAGGCGTGGACTGCAGCACAGGCCTCCGCACCACGG GGAAGCTGAACCTGGTGGACCTGGCTGGCTCCGAGCGTGTAGGGAAGTCGGGGGCTGAAGGCAACCGCCTGCGAGAGGCACAGCACATCAACAGGTCACTGTCTGCCCTGGGGGACGTCATCGCTGCCCTGCGTTCTCGACAGGGCCATGTGCCCTTCCGTAATTCCAAACTCACCTACCTGCTGCAGGACTCACTCAGTGGTGACAGCAAGACCCTCATGGTGGTACAG GTGTCCCCAGTGGAGAAAAACACCAGTGAGACTCTGTACTCCCTCAAGTTTGCTGAGAGGGTTCGCTCTGTGGAGCTGGGCCCTGGGTCCCGCCGTACAGAGCTAGGTTCCTGGTCAAGCCAGGAGCATCTAGAG TGGGAGCCAGCTTGCCAGACACCACAGCCTACAGCACGAGCCCACTCTGCCCCTGGCTCTGGGACCAGTAGCCGCCCGGGATCCATCCGAAGGAAACTGCAGCCGTCAG
- the Kifc3 gene encoding kinesin-like protein KIFC3 isoform X4, which produces MSWAELLFGEGTLAAFWRSRDKDEPEVETGITTQQNKPARHPEEVAEPRAMVPSRRTWNLGATPSLRGLWRVGRVQEPKPGMARPAPASPAARPFPHTGQGRLRTGRGKDTLPGGEEDSTSRSAARPSLAQCRALSVDWPGPRSPHRLYLTVQALQDKGCESKSQGTKEDRLPKRQAPAPRRDREAPEAGGTMNVEKPGGRLLGIGRCSSLSGSPGPDPVVHRTVEAMSQLQEELVVLRERLALHDSDRQATTTQLQNQVENLKEKLISQAQEVSRLRSELGGTDVEKHRDRLMVENEQLRQELRRCEAELQELRAQPVVPCQGCEHSQESTQLRDRLSQLQLEVAENKGMLSELNLEVQQKTDRLAEVELRLKDCLAEKAQEEERLSRRLRDSHETIASLKAQSPPVKYVIKTVEVESSKTKQALSESQTRNQHLQEQVAMQRQVLKEMEQQLQNSHQLTIQLRAQIAMYEAELERAHGQMLEEMQSLEEDKNRAIEEAFARAQVEMKAVHENLAGVRTNLLTLQPALRTLTNDYNGLKRQVRGFPLLLQEALRSVKAEIGQAIEEVNSNNQELLRKYRRELQLRKKCHNELVRLKGNIRVIARVRPVTKEDGEGPEATNAVTFDPDDDSIIHLLHKGKPVSFELDKVFSPWASQQDVFQEVQALITSCIDGFNVCIFAYGQTGAGKTYTMEGTPENPGINQRALQLLFSEVQEKASDWQYNITVSAAEIYNEVLRDLLGKEPQEKLEIRLCPDGSGQLYVPGLTEFQVQSVDDINKVFEFGYNNRTTEFTNLNEHSSRSHALLIVTVRGVDCSTGLRTTGKLNLVDLAGSERVGKSGAEGNRLREAQHINRSLSALGDVIAALRSRQGHVPFRNSKLTYLLQDSLSGDSKTLMVVQVSPVEKNTSETLYSLKFAERVRSVELGPGSRRTELGSWSSQEHLEWEPACQTPQPTARAHSAPGSGTSSRPGSIRRKLQPSGKLRPVPV; this is translated from the exons CCTGCACGGCACCCAGAAGAGGTTGCTGAGCCCCGGGCCATGGTCCCCTCTCGCAGGACGTGGAACTTGGGAGCCACGCCTTCACTTCGGGGCCTGTGGAGAGTGGGCCGGGTCCAGGAGCCCAAGCCTGGGATGGCTCGCCCCGCCCCAGCCAGCCCAGCCGCCCGCCCTTTCCCACACACCGGCCAGGGGAGGTTGAGAACTG GGCGTGGAAAAGATACCCTACCTGGTGGCGAGGAAGACTCCACTTCCCGGTCTGCAGCTCGCCCGTCTCTTGCTCAGTGCCGAGCCCTCAGCGTGGACTGGCCTGGCCCTAGGAGTCCCCATAGACTCTACCTGACAGTGCAG GCCCTGCAGGACAAGGGGTGCGAGAGCAAGAGTCAGGGGACGAAAGAAGACAGACTCCCGAAGAGGCAGGCGCCGGCCCCCAGGCGGGACCGGGAGGCCCCAGAAGCTGGTGGTACCATGAATGTAGAAAAACCAG GTGGGCGGCTCCTTGGCATCGGGAGGTGCTCAAGCCTGTCCGGGTCACCAGGCCCAGACCCCGTGGTACATAGGACCGTGGAGGCCATGTCCCAGCTTCAGGAGGAGCTGGTAGTCCTTCGGGAGAGGCTGGCCCTCCATGACAGTGACCGGCAAGCCACAACCACCCAGCTGCAGAACCAG GTGGAGAATCTAAAGGAAAAGCTCATTAGCCAGGCCCAGGAAGTGAGCCGACTGCGATCAGAACTG GGGGGCACCGACGTGGAAAAGCACCGGGACAGACTGATGGTGGAGAATGAGCAGCTGAGGCAAGAGCTGAGGCGCTGTGAGGCGGAGCTTCAGGAGCTTCGGGCACAGCCGGTGGTGCCCTGCCAGGGTTGCGAGCACAGCCAG GAGAGCACCCAGCTCCGGGACAGGTTATCCCAGCTGCAGCTGGAAGTGGCCGAGAACAAGGGCATGCTGTCGGAGCTGAACCTGGAGGTGCAGCAGAAAACCGACCGGCTGGCAGAGGTAGAGCTGCGGCTCAAGGACTGCCTGGCTGAGAAAGCACAGGAAGAGGAGCGACTCAGCCGGCGCCTGCGTGACAGCCACGAGACCATCGCCAGTCTGAAGGCCCAGTCCCCACCTGTTAAG TATGTCATCAAGACAGTGGAGGTAGAGTCGTCCAAGACCAAGCAGGCCCTCAGCGAGTCCCAGACCCGGAACCAGCACCTGCAGGAGCAAGTGGCCATGCAGAGGCAGGTGCTTAAGGAGATGGAGCAGCAGCTGCAGAACTCGCATCAGCTGACAATACAGCTGCGGGCTCAG ATTGCCATGTATGAGGCAGAGCTGGAGCGGGCGCACGGGCAGATGCTGGAGGAGATGCAGTCCTTGGAGGAAGATAAGAACCGGGCCATTGAGGAGGCCTTTGCGCGGGCCCAGGTGGAGATGAAGGCTGTACACGAGAACCTGGCAG GTGTCAGGACCAACCTGCTGACGCTGCAGCCTGCGCTGAGGACCCTCACCAACGACTACAATGGGCTCAAGCGCCAGGTGCGGGGCTTCCCCCTGCTGCTGCAGGAGGCTCTCCGGAGTGTCAAAGCTGAG ATTGGCCAGGCCATTGAGGAGGTCAACAGCAACAACCAGGAGCTGCTGCGCAAGTACCGCCGGGAGCTGCAGCTGCGCAAGAAGTGCCATAACGAGCTGGTGCGGCTGAAGG GAAACATCCGGGTGATTGCCCGAGTCCGGCCAGTCAccaaggaggatggggaaggaccTGAGGCAACCAATGCTGTGACCTTTGACCCTGATGATGACTCCATCATCCACCTGCTGCACAAGGGCAAGCCTGTGTCCTTCGAGCTGGACAAGGTCTTCTCCCCGTGGGCGTCCCAGCAGGAT GTGTTCCAGGAGGTGCAGGCCCTCATCACCTCCTGCATCGATGGCTTCAATGTCTGCATCTTTGCTTATGGCCAGACAGGCGCCGGCAAGACGTATACAATGGAG GGCACCCCCGAGAACCCAGGCATTAATCAGCGGGCCCTGCAACTGCTCTTCTCAGAGGTGCAGGAGAAGGCGTCCGACTGGCAGTACAACATCACCGTCAGTGCAGCTGAGATCTACAACGAAGTCCTCAG GGACCTGCTGGGGAAAGAGCCTCAGGAGAAGTTGGAGATCCGACTGTGTCCAGATGGCAGCGGCCAGCTGTATGTGCCAGGGCTGACTGAGTTCCAGGTGCAGAGCGTGGATGATATCAACAAG GTGTTTGAGTTTGGCTACAACAACCGCACCACCGAGTTCACCAACCTGAATGAACACAGCTCACGCTCCCATGCTCTGCTCATTGTGACGGTGAGAGGCGTGGACTGCAGCACAGGCCTCCGCACCACGG GGAAGCTGAACCTGGTGGACCTGGCTGGCTCCGAGCGTGTAGGGAAGTCGGGGGCTGAAGGCAACCGCCTGCGAGAGGCACAGCACATCAACAGGTCACTGTCTGCCCTGGGGGACGTCATCGCTGCCCTGCGTTCTCGACAGGGCCATGTGCCCTTCCGTAATTCCAAACTCACCTACCTGCTGCAGGACTCACTCAGTGGTGACAGCAAGACCCTCATGGTGGTACAG GTGTCCCCAGTGGAGAAAAACACCAGTGAGACTCTGTACTCCCTCAAGTTTGCTGAGAGGGTTCGCTCTGTGGAGCTGGGCCCTGGGTCCCGCCGTACAGAGCTAGGTTCCTGGTCAAGCCAGGAGCATCTAGAG TGGGAGCCAGCTTGCCAGACACCACAGCCTACAGCACGAGCCCACTCTGCCCCTGGCTCTGGGACCAGTAGCCGCCCGGGATCCATCCGAAGGAAACTGCAGCCGTCAG
- the Kifc3 gene encoding kinesin-like protein KIFC3 isoform X6, with protein MSWAELLFGEGTLAAFWRSRDKDEPEVETGITTQQNKPARHPEEVAEPRAMVPSRRTWNLGATPSLRGLWRVGRVQEPKPGMARPAPASPAARPFPHTGQGRLRTGRGKDTLPGGEEDSTSRSAARPSLAQCRALSVDWPGPRSPHRLYLTVQVENLKEKLISQAQEVSRLRSELGGTDVEKHRDRLMVENEQLRQELRRCEAELQELRAQPVVPCQGCEHSQESTQLRDRLSQLQLEVAENKGMLSELNLEVQQKTDRLAEVELRLKDCLAEKAQEEERLSRRLRDSHETIASLKAQSPPVKYVIKTVEVESSKTKQALSESQTRNQHLQEQVAMQRQVLKEMEQQLQNSHQLTIQLRAQIAMYEAELERAHGQMLEEMQSLEEDKNRAIEEAFARAQVEMKAVHENLAGVRTNLLTLQPALRTLTNDYNGLKRQVRGFPLLLQEALRSVKAEIGQAIEEVNSNNQELLRKYRRELQLRKKCHNELVRLKGNIRVIARVRPVTKEDGEGPEATNAVTFDPDDDSIIHLLHKGKPVSFELDKVFSPWASQQDVFQEVQALITSCIDGFNVCIFAYGQTGAGKTYTMEGTPENPGINQRALQLLFSEVQEKASDWQYNITVSAAEIYNEVLRDLLGKEPQEKLEIRLCPDGSGQLYVPGLTEFQVQSVDDINKVFEFGYNNRTTEFTNLNEHSSRSHALLIVTVRGVDCSTGLRTTGKLNLVDLAGSERVGKSGAEGNRLREAQHINRSLSALGDVIAALRSRQGHVPFRNSKLTYLLQDSLSGDSKTLMVVQVSPVEKNTSETLYSLKFAERVRSVELGPGSRRTELGSWSSQEHLEWEPACQTPQPTARAHSAPGSGTSSRPGSIRRKLQPSEREETALSQAWRLQPIISTTRETDTRGFKSEDSLVDTVSKQSEKRGKLRPVPV; from the exons CCTGCACGGCACCCAGAAGAGGTTGCTGAGCCCCGGGCCATGGTCCCCTCTCGCAGGACGTGGAACTTGGGAGCCACGCCTTCACTTCGGGGCCTGTGGAGAGTGGGCCGGGTCCAGGAGCCCAAGCCTGGGATGGCTCGCCCCGCCCCAGCCAGCCCAGCCGCCCGCCCTTTCCCACACACCGGCCAGGGGAGGTTGAGAACTG GGCGTGGAAAAGATACCCTACCTGGTGGCGAGGAAGACTCCACTTCCCGGTCTGCAGCTCGCCCGTCTCTTGCTCAGTGCCGAGCCCTCAGCGTGGACTGGCCTGGCCCTAGGAGTCCCCATAGACTCTACCTGACAGTGCAG GTGGAGAATCTAAAGGAAAAGCTCATTAGCCAGGCCCAGGAAGTGAGCCGACTGCGATCAGAACTG GGGGGCACCGACGTGGAAAAGCACCGGGACAGACTGATGGTGGAGAATGAGCAGCTGAGGCAAGAGCTGAGGCGCTGTGAGGCGGAGCTTCAGGAGCTTCGGGCACAGCCGGTGGTGCCCTGCCAGGGTTGCGAGCACAGCCAG GAGAGCACCCAGCTCCGGGACAGGTTATCCCAGCTGCAGCTGGAAGTGGCCGAGAACAAGGGCATGCTGTCGGAGCTGAACCTGGAGGTGCAGCAGAAAACCGACCGGCTGGCAGAGGTAGAGCTGCGGCTCAAGGACTGCCTGGCTGAGAAAGCACAGGAAGAGGAGCGACTCAGCCGGCGCCTGCGTGACAGCCACGAGACCATCGCCAGTCTGAAGGCCCAGTCCCCACCTGTTAAG TATGTCATCAAGACAGTGGAGGTAGAGTCGTCCAAGACCAAGCAGGCCCTCAGCGAGTCCCAGACCCGGAACCAGCACCTGCAGGAGCAAGTGGCCATGCAGAGGCAGGTGCTTAAGGAGATGGAGCAGCAGCTGCAGAACTCGCATCAGCTGACAATACAGCTGCGGGCTCAG ATTGCCATGTATGAGGCAGAGCTGGAGCGGGCGCACGGGCAGATGCTGGAGGAGATGCAGTCCTTGGAGGAAGATAAGAACCGGGCCATTGAGGAGGCCTTTGCGCGGGCCCAGGTGGAGATGAAGGCTGTACACGAGAACCTGGCAG GTGTCAGGACCAACCTGCTGACGCTGCAGCCTGCGCTGAGGACCCTCACCAACGACTACAATGGGCTCAAGCGCCAGGTGCGGGGCTTCCCCCTGCTGCTGCAGGAGGCTCTCCGGAGTGTCAAAGCTGAG ATTGGCCAGGCCATTGAGGAGGTCAACAGCAACAACCAGGAGCTGCTGCGCAAGTACCGCCGGGAGCTGCAGCTGCGCAAGAAGTGCCATAACGAGCTGGTGCGGCTGAAGG GAAACATCCGGGTGATTGCCCGAGTCCGGCCAGTCAccaaggaggatggggaaggaccTGAGGCAACCAATGCTGTGACCTTTGACCCTGATGATGACTCCATCATCCACCTGCTGCACAAGGGCAAGCCTGTGTCCTTCGAGCTGGACAAGGTCTTCTCCCCGTGGGCGTCCCAGCAGGAT GTGTTCCAGGAGGTGCAGGCCCTCATCACCTCCTGCATCGATGGCTTCAATGTCTGCATCTTTGCTTATGGCCAGACAGGCGCCGGCAAGACGTATACAATGGAG GGCACCCCCGAGAACCCAGGCATTAATCAGCGGGCCCTGCAACTGCTCTTCTCAGAGGTGCAGGAGAAGGCGTCCGACTGGCAGTACAACATCACCGTCAGTGCAGCTGAGATCTACAACGAAGTCCTCAG GGACCTGCTGGGGAAAGAGCCTCAGGAGAAGTTGGAGATCCGACTGTGTCCAGATGGCAGCGGCCAGCTGTATGTGCCAGGGCTGACTGAGTTCCAGGTGCAGAGCGTGGATGATATCAACAAG GTGTTTGAGTTTGGCTACAACAACCGCACCACCGAGTTCACCAACCTGAATGAACACAGCTCACGCTCCCATGCTCTGCTCATTGTGACGGTGAGAGGCGTGGACTGCAGCACAGGCCTCCGCACCACGG GGAAGCTGAACCTGGTGGACCTGGCTGGCTCCGAGCGTGTAGGGAAGTCGGGGGCTGAAGGCAACCGCCTGCGAGAGGCACAGCACATCAACAGGTCACTGTCTGCCCTGGGGGACGTCATCGCTGCCCTGCGTTCTCGACAGGGCCATGTGCCCTTCCGTAATTCCAAACTCACCTACCTGCTGCAGGACTCACTCAGTGGTGACAGCAAGACCCTCATGGTGGTACAG GTGTCCCCAGTGGAGAAAAACACCAGTGAGACTCTGTACTCCCTCAAGTTTGCTGAGAGGGTTCGCTCTGTGGAGCTGGGCCCTGGGTCCCGCCGTACAGAGCTAGGTTCCTGGTCAAGCCAGGAGCATCTAGAG TGGGAGCCAGCTTGCCAGACACCACAGCCTACAGCACGAGCCCACTCTGCCCCTGGCTCTGGGACCAGTAGCCGCCCGGGATCCATCCGAAGGAAACTGCAGCCGTCAG AAAGGGAGGAAACAGCCTTGAGCCAGGCCTGGCGGCTTCAACCTATAATCTCAACTACTCGGGAGACTGACACAAGAGGATtcaagtctgaggacagcctggtcgaTACAGTCTCCAAACAGTCTGAGAAAAGAG